The following proteins come from a genomic window of Achromobacter deleyi:
- a CDS encoding response regulator transcription factor, whose product MNLPDQSPLVYLVDDDDAVRDALALLLRSVGLRSAGFGDPQQFLAQLAPQTIGCVVLDIRMPGISGLDVLARLAEASDLPVVMLTGHANVDLCRRAFKGGAMEFLQKPVDDDIFLDAVQTAVRGHIASRERLAVTQAAAERLARLSTREHEVFERIVQGLSNKEIAREFDLSPRTVETYRANVFAKLEADSLAQLIRQYATLLD is encoded by the coding sequence ACGACGACGACGCCGTGCGCGACGCGCTGGCGCTGCTGCTGCGCAGCGTCGGCCTGCGCAGCGCGGGCTTCGGCGATCCCCAGCAGTTCCTGGCGCAGCTGGCGCCGCAGACCATCGGCTGCGTGGTGCTCGACATCCGCATGCCCGGCATCAGCGGGCTCGACGTGCTGGCGCGGCTGGCCGAGGCGTCCGACCTGCCGGTGGTGATGCTGACCGGCCATGCCAACGTCGACCTGTGCCGGCGCGCCTTCAAGGGCGGCGCCATGGAATTCCTGCAAAAGCCGGTGGACGACGACATCTTCCTGGACGCGGTGCAGACCGCCGTGCGCGGCCACATCGCCAGCCGCGAGCGGCTGGCCGTGACGCAGGCCGCCGCCGAACGCCTGGCGCGCCTGTCGACGCGCGAACACGAGGTCTTCGAACGCATCGTGCAGGGCCTGAGCAACAAGGAGATCGCGCGCGAGTTCGACCTGTCGCCCCGCACCGTCGAGACCTACCGCGCCAACGTCTTCGCCAAGCTCGAGGCCGACTCGCTGGCGCAGCTGATCCGCCAGTACGCCACGCTGCTCGACTGA